The DNA sequence CCCGCACGTCCGGCCGCCCGCGCGGACTGGTCCTCGCTCCCACCCGTGAGCTCGCGACGCAGATCGCCGCGACGATCCAGCCGCTCGCCGCGGCATCCGGTCTGACCGTCACGACCGTGTTCGGCGGGGTCAGCCAGAAGCCGCAGGAGGCCGCACTGCGCACCGGCGTCGACATCGTCGTGGCGTGTCCCGGCCGCCTGGAAGACCTCATGAAGCAGGGTGTCGTGCGCCTGGACCGCGTCGAGATCACCGTGCTCGACGAGGCCGACCACATGGCCGACCTCGGCTTCCTCCCCGGCGTCACGCGCATCCTCGCCGCAACGCCCCAGGGCGGTCAGCGGATGCTGTTCAGCGCGACCCTGGACCGCGGGGTCGACGGCCTCGTGCGCAAATTCCTCCGCGACGAGGTCCGCCACGAGATCGACGACCAGAGCGTCCCCCAGGGCGAGATGACCCACCGCGTCTTCCTCGTGGCCGACGAGGAGAAGTCCGACCTGGTCAAGCACCTCGCCTCCGGTCGTGGGCGCCGCATCCTTTTCACCCGCACCAAGCACCAGGCCAAGAAGCTCGCGAAGGTGCTCACCGCAGCCGGCATCCCGTCGGTGGACCTGCACGGCAATCTGTCGCAGGCGGCGCGCGAGCGCAACCTCGCGGCGTTCGGCGCCGAGCCCTCGAAGGGCGGCGTCCGCGTCCTCGTCGCGACCGACGTCGCCGCGCGCGGCGTGCACGTGGACGAGGTCGAACTCGTCGTGCACGTGGACCCCCCGATGGAGCACAAGGCGTACCTGCACCGCTCGGGCCGCACGGCGCGCGCGGGTGCCGCCGGCACCGTGGTG is a window from the Microbacterium lacus genome containing:
- a CDS encoding DEAD/DEAH box helicase gives rise to the protein MPTFLDLGVPAPLADSLAREGKTEAFPIQRDTLPDSLAGRDVLGRGRTGSGKTIAFALPLVARLSSAFAAARTSGRPRGLVLAPTRELATQIAATIQPLAAASGLTVTTVFGGVSQKPQEAALRTGVDIVVACPGRLEDLMKQGVVRLDRVEITVLDEADHMADLGFLPGVTRILAATPQGGQRMLFSATLDRGVDGLVRKFLRDEVRHEIDDQSVPQGEMTHRVFLVADEEKSDLVKHLASGRGRRILFTRTKHQAKKLAKVLTAAGIPSVDLHGNLSQAARERNLAAFGAEPSKGGVRVLVATDVAARGVHVDEVELVVHVDPPMEHKAYLHRSGRTARAGAAGTVVTVTIPSQRRDVNDLLRKAGITAPLEQVGAESAPIVELVGERAEYVTPAPVQAQPQRAAKPRTGQGRGTGQSGRPAERGERSGQGRGRGNAGGSGRGGNAAGSGRAASAGRGKGTGSAQGAGRAASGTGQARPVYSTGTGQPAQNNFTPRASRPTGSRRAQHSGTRG